A stretch of DNA from Triticum dicoccoides isolate Atlit2015 ecotype Zavitan chromosome 2A, WEW_v2.0, whole genome shotgun sequence:
CTCTGGTTTGTCAAACCCCCACCCAGCAGAAAATCAATAGTTGCATTCTACAGAAGCCTAATCCGTAAGACCGTAACTACCTGAAAAAGATAAAACTTACACAGAtccactccctccgtcccataatataagagtgttgtttacactagtgtagtgtcaaaaacgctcttatatcatgggacggagggagtaataaattgAAATACAACATTTCACTAATTCACAGTTGGATCAGAGGCTATGGAAATATTCTGAAATGTTCCCTATATACATTCAGTCAAAACACGCGCAACATTGTTTAATTGCAGGCAGTTGATGGGACAAGATCTTTCTGGAATGGGTGTCAAGGAACTGCAGGCTCTAGAAAATCAACTGGAAATAAGTCTGCGTTGCATCCGGACAAAAAAGGTCAACATGCAAAACACTTGTTATATATACACGTCACAGGTTCCTCCAAAAAGACTAACAGAGGAGCACTAATGTTTCTTTCAGGACCAAATCTTGATTGATGAGATTCATGAACTGAATCACAAGGTACTACAACATTTACCAGCCTGAAACGTATGAAATATTTCAACAAACTGACTATTGATTTATTTGCAGGGGAGTCTTGTCCACCAAGAAAACATGGAATTATACAAAAAGATTAACCTAATTCGTCAAGAAAATGTTGAGTTACAGAAAAAGGTATTGAATTAATCATGATAGTTGAAATCACacgaatgatttccatgattgactttTGTTTAATTCTCTATTCAGCTCTCTGAGACGGAGGCAGTGACTGAAGTTAACCGAAATTCAAGAACTCCATACAATTTTGCAGTTGTTGAAGATGCCAATGTTTCTGTTGATCTTGAACTCAATTCCCCGCAGCAACAAAATGATGTTGAGCATACTGCGCCCCCTAAACTAGGGTACATGTTTGTTTTTTTCTGCACGGGATCTATTGACTCTTTTCTCAGCTCTTTATAAGTTTCAATCACAAATTTCTTTGATTATGACTTACATTAAATCTTGCAGATTGCAACTACATCCATGACGATCGTGGGGTATGGGATTACTCTTGTTGTTATTATTATCAAGGGATACAATTCAGAGCAGCCAGAATACT
This window harbors:
- the LOC119355390 gene encoding MADS-box transcription factor 27-like; protein product: MGRGKIVIRRIDNSTSRQVTFSKRRNGIFKKAKELGILCDAEVGLVIFSSTGRLYEYASSSMKSVIDRYGRAKEEQQLVANPNSELKFWQREAASLRQQLHNLQENHRQLMGQDLSGMGVKELQALENQLEISLRCIRTKKDQILIDEIHELNHKGSLVHQENMELYKKINLIRQENVELQKKLSETEAVTEVNRNSRTPYNFAVVEDANVSVDLELNSPQQQNDVEHTAPPKLGLQLHP